DNA from Leptospira mayottensis 200901116:
AAATCGTTTCAACTGGCACCGATACGATCATCAAACAAGTTCGCGTATTAGAGCATCTCGTAAACGAATTCTCCGATTTTGCCCGTATGCCTACTCCGAAACTAATCAATCAGAATCTGGAACCGATCATTCTTGAAGCTGTAAAACTTTTTGAACATACTCCGCAAATCAAAATCACAACGAATATTTCAAAGGGGTTTCCTCAATTATTTTTGGATCAAAAAATAATTCTGAGGGTTCTCACCAACCTTATTAAAAATTCCATGGAAGCCATCGAAAGGAAACGGGAGAAAGAGGAATTATCCGATTATATGGGTTTGATTTTGATTTCCGCTTCGACTACAAGAAAGATCATGAGAAGAGTTGCAGTAATTTCAATCGAAGATAATGGAATCGGAATTTCTGCGGAATTGAAACAAAAAGTTTTTGAACCGTATTATTCGACCAAAAATAGCAATACTTCCGGAATCGGTTTAGCGATCGTTCAAAAAAGTGTGATTGACCACAATGGTCATATTTCTGTAGATTCTTCTCGTATGGGCGGGTGTCGTTTTCAAATCGAACTTCCCGTATCGTAACTGATCATGAAAATTTTTATCGTCGACGACGAACCCGAAATTAGAAAATCCCTCAAGGAAATCTTAGAAGACGAAAATTTCGAAGTGGAAACGTTTTCCACAGGCAAAACCTTACTCAAACAGCTTAAAAATGAAAGGCCTTCTTTAATTCTTTTGGATGTCTGGTTAGGCAAGGAAGATGGAATTGTCATTTTAGACGAATGTAAAAAACTTTATCCGACTCTTCCTATACTTATGATTTCCGGACATGGAACGATCGAAATTGCAGTCTCGGCCACCAAGAAAGGGGCCGTTGATTTTTTGGAAAAACCCCTCTCCATTGAAAAGGTTCTTCAGGCGATTGAGAATGTAATCAAACCGGAGGAAAAATATTCCTCTATTAAATTAGAATATGATGAAATTCTGGGAAGCTCTCCTGCGATTCAAAAAGTAAAGTTTGCGATTGCTCAGGCCGCTTCTACAAACGCTCGAGTTTTTATATACGGAGAGAACGGAACTGGAAAGGAACTCGTTGCGAGAACTATATTCAAAAATTCTAAACGAAAGGATTTACCTTTTGTCGAAATGAACTGTGCCGCGATTCCAGAAGAACTAATAGAGTCCGAATTGTTCGGATTTACGAAAGGGGCTTTTACGGGAGCGACTGATTCCAGGATCGGAAAATTCGAAGCTGCCAACGGAGGGACTCTGTTTCTCGACGAAATTTGCGACATGTCCTTGTCGACGCAGGCAAAGGTTTTACGGATTCTCCAGGAACAAAGATTTGAGAAACTGGGAAGTACGGAGACGATCACGGTGGACGTTAGAATTATCGCTGCGACTAACATTCCGGTGGAAGAAGCAATTCGGGAAGGAAAGTTTAGAGAAGACTTATATTATCGATTGAATGTGATTCCGATTACGATTCCACCTCTTCGGGAAAGAACTTCCGATATCCCTTTATTGGTAGATTATTACATTTCTAAAACCTTGGAAGAAAACAACCTACCTCCGAAAAAAATCGAATCCGAGGCTATTTCCATCCTTCAAAATCATTTTTGGCCGGGAAATATTCGAGAATTAAAAAACGTTATGGAAAGGCTTTGTATCATGACAGTGGGGTCTATAATTGCCGCAAATGACGCGAGAGATGCACTGAAAGGTTTCAAAACGGCAAATGAGATGGTGGAGTTAGGGGATTTTCGAAAGGCTAAGGAAGAATTCGAAAGACAGTATATTATAAAGACGTTACAGACTAACGAAGGCAACGTGACTAGAACCTCCCGAGTTCTCGGAATAGAACGTTCTCATTTATACAGAAAGATGAAGTCGCTTAACATTTCTTCGGATCAGTACACGGATGGATAAGAAAATTATCTCCGAACTCGGAAGAATTCTGGGGGATCTCCGTTTTTTGATTCAAAAAAAGCAGGTTCCGATCCTACAATTTTCGGGAGAACAACCTCCGGAAACTACGGAGCTTATTTGGAAAGAGGATACCTGGCTTCCTTCTTCTCAATCTCACGATCTTGAATTGGAAGCGACCGGAATTCAAGTTCGAAGAGCCGCCAGAACAGTGGAGAGAAACTTCGTTTGTAAACTTTGTTCCGAACGGATCAGTGCGGTTCGTAATTTTATAATCAAAGGACGGAAACCTATATTAGTACTTCATTATACTGGAGAAATCGTCCCAGGGAAACCTGCATTTTCCAAAACCTCTCCGGATCAGATTTTTAGGACTAAAGAAGCCGAAGAACTTTTCGGGAGAATGATTCAGAAACAATTCGGAT
Protein-coding regions in this window:
- a CDS encoding sigma-54-dependent transcriptional regulator, producing MKIFIVDDEPEIRKSLKEILEDENFEVETFSTGKTLLKQLKNERPSLILLDVWLGKEDGIVILDECKKLYPTLPILMISGHGTIEIAVSATKKGAVDFLEKPLSIEKVLQAIENVIKPEEKYSSIKLEYDEILGSSPAIQKVKFAIAQAASTNARVFIYGENGTGKELVARTIFKNSKRKDLPFVEMNCAAIPEELIESELFGFTKGAFTGATDSRIGKFEAANGGTLFLDEICDMSLSTQAKVLRILQEQRFEKLGSTETITVDVRIIAATNIPVEEAIREGKFREDLYYRLNVIPITIPPLRERTSDIPLLVDYYISKTLEENNLPPKKIESEAISILQNHFWPGNIRELKNVMERLCIMTVGSIIAANDARDALKGFKTANEMVELGDFRKAKEEFERQYIIKTLQTNEGNVTRTSRVLGIERSHLYRKMKSLNISSDQYTDG